A region of Pyxidicoccus trucidator DNA encodes the following proteins:
- a CDS encoding YdcF family protein produces MFLFLSKVLDLFLAPLTWALLFLVAGALLRKRVGRARLLSGLGLAVLYAFSTEAVSSALMRATEAGAVSTFRPDVTYDAVIVLGGGLDPAATERSGRPEYNAAAERVLRGFELLREGRAQRVLISGGSLDPRPQAVVEADVLSRQLQAWGIPAERIFTEGRSRNTRENAVESERIVREHGWKTLLLVTSAAHMPRAAGCFAAVGLRPDTLPVDVRTSSTPLRRMSWLPRAGNLSQSTDALRELAGRVVYERRGWAVP; encoded by the coding sequence GTGTTCCTCTTCCTGTCGAAGGTGCTCGACCTCTTCCTGGCGCCGCTGACCTGGGCGCTGCTGTTCCTGGTGGCCGGGGCGCTGCTGCGCAAGCGGGTGGGGCGGGCGCGGCTCCTGAGTGGGCTGGGGCTGGCCGTGCTCTACGCCTTCTCCACGGAAGCCGTGTCGTCGGCGCTGATGCGTGCGACGGAGGCGGGGGCGGTGAGCACCTTCCGGCCGGACGTGACGTACGACGCCGTCATCGTGTTGGGCGGAGGGTTGGACCCGGCCGCCACCGAGCGCTCCGGCCGGCCCGAGTACAACGCCGCCGCCGAGCGGGTGCTGCGCGGCTTCGAGCTGCTGCGCGAGGGCCGGGCGCAGCGGGTGCTCATCTCCGGCGGCTCGTTGGATCCGAGGCCCCAGGCGGTGGTGGAGGCGGACGTGCTGTCGCGGCAGCTCCAGGCGTGGGGCATTCCGGCGGAGCGCATCTTCACCGAGGGGCGCAGCCGCAACACGCGGGAGAACGCGGTGGAGTCCGAGCGCATTGTCCGAGAGCACGGCTGGAAGACGCTGCTGCTGGTGACGAGCGCCGCGCACATGCCGCGTGCCGCCGGCTGCTTCGCGGCGGTGGGGCTGCGGCCGGACACGCTGCCGGTGGACGTGCGCACCTCGTCCACGCCGCTGCGGCGGATGAGCTGGCTGCCGCGCGCGGGAAACCTCAGCCAGAGCACGGACGCCCTGCGCGAACTGGCGGGGCGCGTGGTCTACGAGCGGCGAGGCTGGGCGGTGCCGTGA
- a CDS encoding sigma-54-dependent transcriptional regulator: MIPVKRAKVLVVDDDSVVLKAVTQILQREGHPVVAIDDAVEGLTAAKDPSIDVVVLDIKMPNLSGMDLLRGIKADRPDVEVIMMTAFATVETAVEAVKAGAYDYLTKPFENIDEVSLTVAKAAERKALKDRTRALEEALTARSQFEDLIGQSTQMRSVFKLVETVSHSTATVLIQGESGTGKELVARAIHYRSSRKDKPFVAVNCSALTETLLESELFGHVKGSFTGATGNKKGLFEAADGGTIFLDEIGDVPPATQVRLLRVLQEGEVKRVGANEPVKVDVRVIAATHVDLSRAKEQGKFREDLFYRLNVITIDLPPLRDRPEDVPLLAHHFLKVYSGKADKKVSGISPRAMEALTCNRWTGNVRELENVIERAVVLTSNDIIDVEDLPPGFQAAPQADSTVEVFSLAHLPYAQAKRLAMRAFERRYLSALLEKNNQNVSSAARAAGVDRSNFRRLLKQYEVAGRSMKPRQPKADEGEVMEAAS; encoded by the coding sequence GTGATTCCAGTCAAGCGCGCCAAAGTCCTCGTCGTGGATGATGACTCGGTCGTCCTCAAGGCCGTGACGCAGATTCTCCAGCGCGAGGGCCACCCGGTGGTGGCCATTGACGACGCGGTGGAGGGCCTGACGGCGGCCAAGGACCCGTCCATCGACGTGGTCGTCCTCGACATCAAGATGCCCAACCTGTCCGGCATGGACCTGCTCCGCGGCATCAAGGCGGACCGCCCGGACGTGGAGGTCATCATGATGACGGCCTTCGCCACCGTGGAGACGGCGGTGGAGGCGGTGAAGGCGGGCGCGTACGACTACCTCACCAAGCCCTTCGAGAACATCGACGAGGTGAGCCTCACGGTGGCCAAGGCGGCCGAGCGCAAGGCGCTCAAGGACCGCACCCGCGCGCTGGAGGAGGCCCTCACCGCGCGCAGCCAGTTCGAGGACCTCATCGGCCAGTCCACGCAGATGCGCTCGGTGTTCAAGCTGGTGGAGACGGTGAGCCACTCCACGGCCACCGTGCTCATCCAGGGCGAGAGCGGCACGGGCAAGGAGCTGGTGGCGCGCGCCATCCACTACCGCAGCTCGCGCAAGGACAAGCCCTTCGTCGCCGTCAACTGCTCGGCGCTGACGGAGACGCTGCTGGAGAGCGAGCTCTTCGGCCACGTGAAGGGCAGCTTCACCGGCGCCACCGGCAACAAGAAGGGCCTCTTCGAGGCGGCCGACGGCGGCACCATCTTCCTGGACGAGATTGGCGACGTGCCCCCGGCCACCCAGGTGCGCCTGCTGCGCGTCCTCCAGGAGGGCGAGGTGAAGCGCGTGGGCGCCAACGAGCCCGTCAAGGTGGACGTGCGCGTCATCGCCGCCACCCACGTGGACCTGTCCCGCGCCAAGGAGCAGGGCAAGTTCCGCGAGGACCTCTTCTACCGCCTCAACGTGATTACGATTGACCTGCCGCCCCTGCGAGATCGCCCCGAGGACGTGCCGCTGCTCGCGCACCACTTCCTCAAGGTGTACTCGGGCAAGGCGGACAAGAAGGTCAGCGGCATCTCCCCGCGCGCCATGGAGGCCCTCACCTGCAACCGGTGGACGGGCAACGTGCGCGAGCTGGAGAACGTCATCGAGCGCGCGGTGGTGCTGACGTCCAACGACATCATCGACGTGGAGGACCTGCCGCCCGGCTTCCAGGCCGCGCCCCAGGCCGACTCGACGGTGGAGGTGTTCAGCCTCGCCCACCTGCCGTATGCGCAGGCCAAGCGCCTGGCGATGCGCGCCTTCGAGCGCCGCTACCTCTCCGCGCTGCTGGAGAAGAACAACCAGAACGTCTCCAGCGCGGCGCGCGCGGCGGGCGTGGACCGCTCCAACTTCCGCCGTCTGCTGAAGCAGTACGAGGTGGCCGGTCGCTCCATGAAGCCGCGCCAGCCCAAGGCTGACGAGGGCGAGGTCATGGAGGCCGCGTCCTGA
- a CDS encoding bifunctional metallophosphatase/5'-nucleotidase, whose translation MKKTTAPARRGALLLPLALAWVLTAVPASGAAPAAPAPLKVTLLHLADVYQVQPVESGRRGGLARVATLRKQVLKESPNVVTVLGGDTLSPSVESLLEVEGKALKGRQMVDAWNALGLDYAVLGNHEFDFGDDALRERVSESRFTWLGANVEDTKAGGLFAGVKAYDVRDVGGVKLGLFGVVLPETKATSKAGADTQFTDFCEASKAAVAKLREAGASVVVGLTHLTLEQDRSLAKCVKVDAILGGHDHVGVEDRSTGTPIFKVHADAVELGRLTLDVDATTGALRKATWKRLPVTRKVPEDAEFNAAMKAYEPLFARLSERVGRTPVALEARASEVRTRETNLGSFVADSFRAASGADVALVNGGALRADMVLPAGVLTRRELHAILPYEDALVVVEVKGATLRAVLENGVSLSREDAKPGRFPQVSGLRFAYDPSRPVGDRVVDVKVGGKPLDAEATYRLATLSFLASGKDGYEMLKGQPTTPALKDGRTPLDVLAEAFRSGKPAPRAKGDGRIARRGTSTLSKDARRPPAPLK comes from the coding sequence ATGAAGAAGACGACAGCGCCGGCCCGACGCGGGGCCCTGCTCCTGCCACTCGCGCTGGCCTGGGTGCTGACCGCGGTCCCCGCCTCGGGCGCCGCCCCCGCCGCCCCTGCCCCGCTGAAGGTGACGCTGCTCCACCTGGCGGACGTGTACCAGGTGCAGCCGGTGGAGTCGGGACGCCGGGGCGGGCTCGCGCGGGTGGCCACGCTGCGCAAGCAGGTGCTCAAGGAGTCGCCCAACGTGGTGACGGTGCTGGGCGGCGACACGCTGTCCCCGTCCGTGGAGTCGCTGCTGGAGGTGGAGGGCAAGGCGCTCAAGGGCCGGCAGATGGTGGACGCGTGGAACGCGCTCGGCCTGGACTACGCGGTGCTGGGCAACCACGAGTTCGACTTCGGTGACGATGCGCTGCGCGAGCGCGTGAGCGAGTCGCGCTTCACCTGGCTGGGCGCCAACGTGGAGGACACGAAGGCGGGCGGCCTCTTCGCGGGCGTGAAGGCGTACGACGTGCGCGACGTGGGCGGCGTGAAGCTGGGCCTGTTCGGCGTGGTGCTGCCGGAGACGAAGGCTACCTCCAAGGCCGGCGCGGACACCCAGTTCACCGACTTCTGCGAGGCCTCCAAGGCGGCGGTGGCGAAGCTGCGCGAGGCGGGCGCGAGCGTGGTGGTGGGCCTGACGCACCTGACGCTGGAGCAGGACCGCTCACTCGCGAAGTGCGTGAAGGTGGACGCCATCCTCGGCGGGCATGACCACGTGGGCGTGGAGGACCGCTCCACCGGGACGCCCATCTTCAAGGTGCACGCGGACGCGGTGGAACTGGGCCGGCTCACCCTGGACGTGGACGCGACGACGGGCGCGCTGCGCAAGGCCACCTGGAAGCGGCTGCCCGTCACGCGCAAGGTGCCGGAGGACGCGGAGTTCAACGCGGCGATGAAGGCCTATGAGCCGCTGTTCGCCCGGCTCTCCGAGCGCGTGGGCCGCACGCCGGTGGCGCTGGAGGCGCGCGCCTCGGAGGTTCGCACGCGCGAGACGAACCTGGGCTCGTTCGTCGCGGATTCCTTCCGCGCGGCGTCGGGCGCGGATGTGGCCCTGGTGAATGGGGGCGCGCTGCGCGCGGACATGGTGCTGCCGGCGGGGGTGCTGACGCGCCGCGAGCTGCACGCCATCCTCCCGTACGAGGACGCACTGGTGGTGGTGGAGGTGAAGGGGGCCACGCTGCGCGCGGTGCTGGAGAACGGCGTCAGCCTCAGCCGCGAGGACGCGAAGCCCGGCCGCTTCCCCCAGGTGTCCGGCCTGCGCTTCGCGTATGACCCGTCCCGCCCCGTGGGCGACCGCGTGGTGGACGTAAAGGTGGGCGGCAAGCCGCTGGACGCGGAGGCCACGTACCGGCTGGCCACGCTCAGCTTCCTCGCCAGCGGCAAGGACGGCTACGAGATGCTGAAGGGCCAGCCCACCACGCCCGCGCTGAAGGACGGGCGCACGCCGCTGGACGTGCTGGCGGAGGCGTTCCGCTCCGGCAAGCCGGCGCCGCGCGCGAAGGGGGACGGACGGATTGCACGGCGCGGCACCAGCACGCTGTCCAAGGACGCGCGCCGGCCTCCCGCACCGCTCAAGTAG
- a CDS encoding glycosyltransferase family 2 protein: protein MGKYPSISLFFPAWNEEDYVERAVSRALDVLPKLTDDFEIIIVNDASTDRTREICEALTQKVPQLRVIHHPVNLKLGGAMRTGLAASTKDIVVYSDVDLPWDMRELERSLHLMEYLEADMICAFRFDRTSEGPKRIVYSFVYNLLIRSLFDIQIKDVNFSFKVMHRRVLESMELHSQGSFIDAELVVKAIRKGFRVFQMGVDYFPRTRGISTLASPSVIVKMVKELVRLFPETRTPSPPVQPVRLPPSVQQLHAVPPTGRTARG, encoded by the coding sequence GTGGGCAAGTACCCCAGCATCAGCCTCTTCTTTCCCGCCTGGAACGAGGAGGACTACGTCGAAAGGGCGGTGAGTCGTGCCCTGGACGTACTGCCGAAGCTGACGGACGACTTTGAAATCATCATCGTCAACGATGCGTCCACGGACCGCACGCGCGAAATCTGCGAAGCGCTGACGCAGAAGGTGCCACAGCTGCGGGTCATCCACCACCCGGTGAATCTCAAGCTGGGCGGGGCGATGCGCACGGGGCTGGCGGCGTCGACGAAGGACATCGTCGTCTACTCGGATGTGGACCTGCCCTGGGACATGCGGGAGCTGGAGCGCTCGCTGCACCTGATGGAGTACCTGGAGGCGGACATGATCTGCGCCTTCCGGTTCGACCGCACGAGCGAGGGCCCGAAGCGCATCGTCTACTCGTTCGTCTACAACCTGCTCATCCGGTCGCTGTTCGACATTCAAATCAAGGACGTCAACTTCAGCTTCAAGGTGATGCACCGCCGGGTGCTGGAGTCGATGGAGCTGCACAGCCAGGGCTCGTTCATCGACGCCGAGCTGGTGGTGAAGGCCATCCGCAAGGGCTTCCGCGTGTTCCAGATGGGCGTGGACTACTTCCCGCGCACGCGTGGCATCTCCACGCTGGCCTCGCCGTCCGTCATCGTGAAGATGGTGAAGGAGCTGGTGCGGCTGTTCCCGGAGACGCGCACGCCGTCGCCGCCGGTGCAGCCGGTGCGGCTGCCTCCGTCGGTGCAGCAGCTCCACGCGGTGCCGCCCACGGGCCGCACGGCGCGGGGATGA
- a CDS encoding NAD(+)/NADH kinase — protein MQTLAIVAKKDKPEAAALAAQLRERYPHLTILGDRALAHTLNWPRVEDRELAARADLVVVLGGDGTLIYAARMLGGRGVPILGVNLGSLGFMTEVPVEELFTTLDGVLAGRFQVDSRMKLTCRLIRGGRTLIEDEILNDVVINKGALARIADHETSIDGIPITTYKADGVILATPTGSTAYSLSAGGPIVHPSVDCTVLSPICSHALTQRSIVVPADRVIRITLRSETADTYLTLDGQTGHGLQGGDCIEVVRSPNRVNLVRNPKVAYFSILRQKLHWGER, from the coding sequence GTGCAGACCCTGGCAATCGTCGCGAAGAAGGACAAGCCCGAGGCGGCGGCGCTGGCGGCGCAGCTTCGTGAGCGCTACCCGCACCTGACCATCCTCGGGGACCGCGCGCTGGCGCATACGCTCAACTGGCCTCGGGTAGAGGACCGGGAGCTGGCGGCCCGGGCGGACCTGGTGGTGGTGCTGGGCGGTGACGGCACCCTCATCTACGCGGCCCGGATGCTGGGCGGCCGCGGGGTGCCCATCCTCGGCGTCAACCTGGGCAGCCTCGGCTTCATGACCGAGGTGCCAGTGGAGGAGCTCTTCACCACCCTGGACGGGGTGCTGGCGGGGCGCTTCCAGGTGGACTCGCGGATGAAGCTCACCTGCCGGCTCATCCGTGGAGGGCGCACCCTCATCGAGGACGAAATCCTCAACGACGTGGTCATCAACAAGGGCGCGCTGGCGCGCATCGCCGACCACGAGACGTCCATCGATGGGATTCCGATTACGACGTACAAGGCGGACGGCGTCATCCTCGCAACGCCCACCGGCTCCACGGCGTACTCGCTGTCCGCGGGCGGGCCCATCGTCCACCCGTCGGTGGACTGCACGGTGCTGTCGCCCATCTGCTCGCACGCGCTCACCCAGCGCTCCATCGTCGTGCCGGCGGACCGGGTCATCCGAATCACGCTGCGCAGCGAGACGGCGGACACGTACCTCACGCTGGATGGGCAGACGGGCCACGGGCTGCAAGGCGGCGACTGCATCGAAGTGGTGCGCTCGCCCAACCGGGTGAACCTGGTGCGCAACCCGAAGGTGGCCTACTTCTCCATCCTCCGGCAGAAGCTCCACTGGGGCGAGCGCTGA
- a CDS encoding replication-associated recombination protein A, which yields MDLFEHAGQKEQASQAPMAERMRPRSLSEFVGQEHVTGEGRFLRRAIESDQVPSLILWGPPGTGKTTLAQIVARSTGAAFESVSAVLSGVKDIRETVARAQDRWKLHRKRTFLFVDEIHRFNKAQQDALLPHVEKGTLTLIGATTENPSFEVNAALLSRCRVVTLRGLEEDELVPLLRRAVADERGLGGRVEVDEDALLFLASTAGGDARKALTALEVAAAHGGTRVDRRSAEEALQQKMLLYDKGGEEHYNVISAFIKSMRGSDVDAAVYWMVRMLEAGEDPVFILRRMVIFASEDIGNADPRALGVAVDALHAFQLMGLPEGTLPMTQAVTYLALAPKANTVITAYMAAREAVKAEGALPVPLHLRNAPTKLMKSLGYGGGYKYPHNFEGNYVPEDYLPEALRARRFYTPSRNGEEAELSERYEAIQRQLAERKPREPGEEG from the coding sequence ATGGACCTCTTCGAACATGCCGGCCAGAAGGAGCAGGCCAGCCAGGCGCCCATGGCGGAGCGCATGCGCCCCCGCTCGCTCTCCGAGTTCGTGGGCCAGGAGCACGTCACCGGTGAGGGCCGCTTCCTGCGCCGGGCGATTGAGAGCGACCAGGTGCCCAGCCTCATCCTCTGGGGCCCGCCCGGCACCGGCAAGACGACGCTGGCGCAAATCGTCGCCCGCTCCACAGGCGCCGCCTTCGAGTCGGTGTCCGCCGTCCTCTCCGGCGTGAAGGACATCCGCGAGACGGTGGCCCGCGCGCAGGACCGCTGGAAGCTGCACCGCAAGCGCACCTTCCTCTTCGTGGACGAAATCCACCGCTTCAACAAGGCCCAGCAGGACGCGCTGCTGCCCCACGTGGAGAAGGGCACGCTGACCCTCATCGGCGCCACCACGGAGAACCCCTCCTTCGAGGTCAACGCCGCCCTCCTCTCCCGCTGCCGCGTCGTCACCCTGCGCGGGCTGGAGGAGGACGAATTGGTGCCCCTGCTGCGCCGGGCGGTGGCGGACGAGCGAGGCCTGGGCGGGCGCGTGGAGGTGGACGAGGACGCGCTGCTGTTCCTCGCCAGCACCGCCGGGGGCGACGCGCGCAAGGCCCTCACCGCGCTGGAGGTGGCCGCGGCCCACGGAGGCACCCGGGTGGACCGGCGCTCCGCGGAGGAGGCCCTGCAGCAGAAGATGCTCCTCTACGACAAGGGCGGCGAGGAGCACTACAACGTCATCAGCGCCTTCATCAAATCCATGCGCGGCAGCGACGTGGACGCGGCGGTTTATTGGATGGTGCGCATGCTGGAGGCGGGCGAGGACCCCGTCTTCATCCTCCGGCGCATGGTGATTTTCGCCTCGGAGGACATCGGCAACGCGGACCCGCGCGCGCTGGGCGTGGCGGTGGATGCGCTGCACGCCTTCCAGCTCATGGGCCTGCCCGAGGGCACGCTGCCGATGACCCAGGCCGTCACCTACCTGGCGCTGGCGCCCAAGGCGAACACGGTGATTACCGCGTACATGGCCGCGCGCGAGGCCGTGAAGGCAGAAGGCGCGCTGCCGGTGCCCCTGCACCTGCGCAACGCGCCCACGAAGCTGATGAAGTCACTGGGGTACGGGGGCGGCTACAAGTACCCCCACAACTTCGAGGGGAACTACGTCCCCGAGGACTACCTGCCGGAGGCCCTGCGCGCCCGGCGCTTCTACACCCCCTCCCGGAACGGGGAGGAGGCGGAGCTGTCCGAGCGCTACGAGGCGATTCAGCGCCAGCTCGCGGAGCGCAAGCCCCGCGAGCCGGGCGAGGAGGGCTGA
- a CDS encoding diguanylate cyclase, translated as MNSRPYTLLVVDDSQSTLPRLARALGPEDFALRLTAYGPEVSRLAREVSLVVLCPGEDPAGMLALLDKLAPPDGSQGTPVLVLAPQEPRSTWLAALNRDAEVMFDPWEPDELVARVRRCLSRQARLEALASQVGELQRLSSTDGLTGVHNHRHFQERLREEFRRAQRYDDALSLILLDLDHFKDVNDRYGHSAGDGVLREVAAALQRGVRETDLVARYGGEEFAVLLPRTHLAGALTVAERVRRELRALRLGSDSTLTVTASLGLSSFPHRTVLSPEQLLLTADEALYRAKHEGRDRICLHTQVPPFPPPSSTGG; from the coding sequence GTGAACTCCAGGCCCTACACCCTGCTGGTAGTGGACGACTCGCAGTCGACGTTGCCCAGGCTGGCCCGCGCGCTGGGGCCGGAGGACTTCGCGCTCCGGCTCACCGCCTACGGGCCCGAGGTGTCCAGGCTGGCCCGAGAGGTGTCCCTGGTGGTGCTCTGCCCGGGCGAGGACCCCGCGGGCATGCTGGCCCTCCTGGACAAGCTGGCCCCCCCGGACGGAAGCCAGGGCACCCCGGTGCTGGTGCTCGCACCCCAGGAACCCCGGAGCACCTGGCTCGCGGCGCTGAACCGGGATGCCGAGGTCATGTTCGACCCATGGGAGCCGGATGAGCTGGTCGCCCGGGTGCGCCGGTGCCTCTCCAGACAGGCGCGACTGGAGGCGCTCGCCTCCCAGGTGGGCGAGCTCCAGCGGCTGTCGTCGACGGACGGCCTCACGGGCGTGCACAACCACCGGCACTTCCAGGAGCGGCTGCGGGAGGAGTTCCGCCGGGCCCAGCGCTACGACGACGCGCTGTCGCTCATCCTCCTGGATTTGGACCACTTCAAGGATGTGAATGACAGGTACGGCCACTCCGCCGGAGACGGGGTGCTGCGCGAGGTGGCCGCCGCGCTCCAGCGGGGCGTGCGCGAGACGGACCTGGTGGCCCGCTACGGAGGAGAGGAGTTCGCGGTGCTGTTGCCTCGTACCCACCTCGCCGGCGCCCTCACCGTGGCCGAGCGGGTGCGCCGCGAGCTGCGGGCCCTGCGCCTGGGGTCCGATAGTACCCTGACGGTGACGGCCTCCCTCGGGCTGTCCAGCTTCCCCCACCGCACCGTCCTCTCGCCCGAGCAGCTCCTGCTCACCGCCGACGAGGCCCTCTACCGGGCCAAGCACGAGGGGAGAGACCGCATCTGCCTACACACCCAGGTCCCCCCGTTCCCGCCCCCTTCCTCGACGGGCGGCTGA
- a CDS encoding ATP-binding protein, which yields MGPQAAQLSKQDAAPRGRLLLVDDEENILKSIRRVLRRGDWDIETATDAEQGLRTLEQFHPEVVISDFRMPGMNGVEFLTQVKQQEPRAQRIMLTGQADQQAIEEAINRSEIFRFISKPWNDSHLVLTVKSAFEQYALQTENDRLYRVTQAQNAELKLLNADLEERVAQRTRMLSQAKREWELSFDCMETPLCVVRSRDFAVRRANLAYARVAGRSIEEIPSDTACYRYLFGRNEPCTGCPLPAAVESGKGARGEVQQSGRTYVVSAYPMAGDDRVVCTYRDVTEEQSITRRLIETEKMAAVGQLAGGVAHEINNPLGGILAFAQLMSRDAGRTGSDLESLKLIEESALRCKRIVESLLKFSRHSRVEDRRLFDLSKCVEDAAVLFRAQLKATPRVSLSLGLTDGLPKVYGDPGQLAQVVLNLLQNGLQALSSPEGRLSLVTGREGDRCYFAVADTGSGIEERHLPRIFEPSFTTKAPGEGTGLGLSIAYRIVQDHGGSFHVDTEVGAGSRFTVFLPIPLQLERLP from the coding sequence ATGGGTCCCCAAGCCGCACAGCTCTCGAAGCAGGACGCAGCGCCCCGCGGGCGGCTGCTGCTGGTGGACGACGAGGAGAACATCCTCAAGTCCATCCGCCGGGTCCTCCGCCGGGGGGACTGGGACATCGAGACGGCGACGGACGCGGAGCAGGGGCTGCGCACCCTGGAGCAGTTCCACCCCGAGGTCGTCATCTCCGACTTCCGCATGCCGGGGATGAACGGGGTGGAGTTCCTCACCCAGGTGAAGCAGCAGGAGCCGCGCGCCCAGCGCATCATGCTGACGGGCCAGGCGGACCAGCAGGCGATTGAAGAGGCCATCAACCGCTCCGAAATCTTCCGCTTCATCTCCAAGCCCTGGAACGACAGCCACCTCGTCCTGACGGTGAAGAGCGCCTTCGAGCAGTACGCGCTCCAGACGGAGAACGACCGGCTGTACCGGGTGACGCAGGCGCAGAACGCGGAATTGAAGCTCCTCAACGCGGACCTGGAGGAGCGCGTCGCCCAGCGCACGCGCATGCTCAGCCAGGCCAAGCGCGAGTGGGAGCTGTCCTTCGACTGCATGGAGACGCCGCTGTGCGTGGTGCGCTCGCGCGACTTCGCCGTGCGCCGCGCCAACCTGGCGTATGCCCGCGTGGCCGGCCGCTCCATCGAAGAGATTCCCTCCGACACCGCCTGCTACCGCTACCTCTTCGGCCGCAACGAGCCGTGCACCGGCTGCCCGCTGCCGGCGGCGGTGGAGAGCGGCAAGGGCGCGCGCGGCGAGGTGCAGCAGTCCGGCCGCACGTACGTGGTGTCCGCCTATCCCATGGCGGGCGACGACCGGGTGGTGTGCACCTACCGGGACGTCACCGAGGAGCAGTCGATTACGCGCCGCCTCATCGAGACGGAGAAGATGGCCGCGGTGGGCCAGCTCGCCGGCGGCGTGGCGCACGAAATCAACAACCCGCTGGGCGGCATCCTCGCCTTCGCGCAGCTGATGTCCCGCGACGCGGGCCGCACCGGCTCGGACCTCGAGTCGCTCAAGCTGATTGAAGAGAGCGCGCTGCGCTGCAAGCGGATTGTGGAGAGCCTCCTCAAGTTCAGCCGCCACAGCCGCGTGGAGGACCGGCGGCTGTTCGACTTGTCCAAGTGCGTGGAGGACGCGGCGGTGCTCTTCCGCGCGCAGCTCAAGGCGACGCCCCGCGTGTCGCTGTCGCTGGGGCTGACGGACGGGCTGCCCAAGGTGTACGGAGACCCCGGCCAGCTCGCGCAGGTGGTGCTCAACCTGCTGCAGAACGGCCTCCAGGCGCTGTCCTCCCCCGAGGGCCGCCTGTCGCTGGTGACGGGCCGCGAGGGGGACCGCTGCTACTTCGCCGTGGCCGACACCGGCTCTGGAATCGAAGAGCGCCACCTGCCGCGCATCTTCGAGCCCTCGTTCACCACCAAGGCCCCCGGTGAAGGCACCGGCCTGGGGCTGTCCATCGCCTACCGCATCGTCCAGGACCACGGGGGCAGCTTCCACGTGGACACCGAGGTGGGTGCGGGCTCCCGCTTCACCGTCTTCCTGCCCATTCCCCTGCAGCTCGAGAGGTTGCCGTGA